In Thermodesulfobacteriota bacterium, the following are encoded in one genomic region:
- a CDS encoding SDR family NAD(P)-dependent oxidoreductase — protein sequence MLLEGKNALVTGGSQGIGAAASLELAREGANVCLTYRKHDTEAKKYAEEIRQMGRKALAVKCDISSFSEAESVVKTAIDEFGGIDILVNNAGMNWDGVSWKMSEEQWDRVIEVNLKGYFNFTRQVAPIFKNRKYGKIINITSINGLRGKFGQSNYSASKAGIIGFTKAVAKELGAFNVNVNAVAPGLIETTMLKESDSRDKIIDMAMNEIVLKRVGQPEDLANVVVFLASDKAKHVTGEVIKVDGGQYI from the coding sequence ATGCTTTTAGAAGGTAAAAATGCGTTGGTCACCGGAGGCTCACAAGGGATTGGGGCCGCTGCTTCTTTAGAACTTGCCCGCGAAGGCGCAAATGTATGCCTGACCTATCGTAAGCACGATACCGAGGCTAAAAAATATGCCGAGGAAATACGCCAAATGGGCAGAAAAGCCCTTGCAGTCAAATGCGACATTTCCTCATTTTCTGAAGCCGAAAGCGTTGTTAAAACAGCCATCGACGAGTTTGGCGGAATTGACATCCTGGTAAACAACGCGGGAATGAACTGGGACGGCGTATCCTGGAAAATGTCAGAAGAACAGTGGGACCGCGTGATCGAGGTCAACCTAAAAGGCTATTTTAATTTTACCCGCCAGGTCGCCCCGATTTTCAAAAATCGGAAATACGGGAAAATTATCAACATTACATCCATAAACGGCCTGCGAGGTAAATTCGGGCAATCCAACTACTCCGCTTCCAAGGCCGGAATCATTGGTTTTACCAAGGCCGTAGCAAAAGAGCTGGGCGCATTCAACGTAAACGTCAATGCGGTGGCACCGGGACTGATTGAGACCACCATGCTGAAAGAATCAGACTCCCGTGACAAAATCATCGATATGGCGATGAACGAAATCGTGTTAAAGCGTGTCGGCCAACCGGAGGATCTTGCAAATGTAGTCGTTTTCCTGGCATCGGATAAGGCCAAACATGTTACCGGTGAAGTGATCAAGGTTGATGGAGGACAATATATTTAA
- a CDS encoding MurR/RpiR family transcriptional regulator, with protein MNKSAKSLKHKIREAILTSKGKQLAKFILANPGDAVFMTTRKLGKQVNASEATVVRFVRKIGYKSYSQFLKGLKSHIDTELTLTERSKLSELDGYKGPRDFKKSIMREINNLESLCNIDMDELEKIVSLLDSSGAVYIIGSRLSYAPAYYMGWTMTKIRNNINILKGSDRTSLDWLSIAHPKAVVVTIATSRYPNELIKTGKIVRRLGYKLILLTDSRSCPLMQFCNHSLIASTSQIPFLGDLTSLTFLINYIVHALAKKRGDKLKQHQEKLEQLYLENDILFNFEKDDNMTP; from the coding sequence ATGAACAAATCAGCAAAAAGCTTAAAGCATAAAATAAGAGAAGCAATACTTACATCCAAGGGAAAACAGCTTGCGAAGTTTATTCTTGCAAATCCCGGGGATGCTGTATTTATGACCACAAGAAAACTTGGAAAACAGGTCAATGCCAGCGAAGCAACTGTAGTAAGGTTTGTTCGCAAAATTGGGTATAAAAGTTACAGCCAGTTTCTCAAAGGTTTAAAAAGTCATATTGACACAGAGCTGACCCTGACTGAAAGAAGTAAGCTTTCAGAATTGGATGGATATAAAGGACCCAGGGATTTTAAAAAATCTATAATGCGGGAAATCAACAACCTTGAAAGCCTGTGCAACATTGATATGGATGAACTTGAAAAAATTGTCTCTTTGCTTGACAGTTCCGGTGCTGTTTATATTATTGGCTCACGGCTGTCATATGCCCCTGCTTATTATATGGGATGGACAATGACAAAAATCAGGAATAATATAAATATTCTTAAGGGGAGTGACAGGACATCACTTGACTGGCTTTCAATTGCACATCCTAAAGCTGTAGTTGTAACTATTGCAACCTCAAGATATCCTAACGAGCTTATTAAAACCGGTAAAATTGTACGAAGGCTGGGGTATAAGCTGATACTTTTAACTGACAGCAGATCATGCCCTTTAATGCAGTTTTGCAACCACAGCCTTATAGCATCTACCAGTCAAATACCATTTTTAGGAGATCTTACATCTTTGACATTTCTTATAAATTATATTGTACATGCACTTGCCAAAAAAAGAGGAGATAAGCTGAAACAACATCAGGAAAAACTGGAACAGCTTTATTTGGAAAATGATATACTTTTCAATTTTGAAAAAGATGATAACATGACCCCATAA
- a CDS encoding ASKHA domain-containing protein yields the protein MINVYIKELDINIEIEKGMNLYQAIEKAGIKIETPCGGKGVCGKCRVWVQNSDKVPFTPHKDITKEEAAQGLRLACQLVPEQDISVKLGENFSYQQDTAPKGKILEAQKIFRDILDPAIEIISRNGDFKLKYDREADTSKPFSWESEYEPTGFAIDIGTTTIAVSLVSLKTGKILASDSSLNPQTALGHDVITRIQHASTPAGLKEMTKLVQNELNRLLDTTCRTLKFKKNEVIDVTIGGNTTMLQLAAGIDPSPLGVVPFKFDIIGGKSYPAKDFGLKVNNSARVYLPPVIHAYVGSDISAGLLSCSDFFNDDKVIIYIDLGTNGEICLNARGRRYTTATATGPAFEGMSISSGMRAEYGAIEHVEIVNSHFKFQTIGNSEIRGVCGSGIVDFIAALLKTGALDSSGKLLLNKDTDSPKQENKARVVQVNNKKSFLYGKGIYLTQKDIRQIQMAKGAIRSGIDIILKKGNISPDKIDKLYLAGGFGKYLNPYNMERIGIIPEHTAEKLVFIGNASIDGSITLLTDVNQRYFLEKNLKTMEHLELANSPEFMDSFIKNLSFP from the coding sequence ATGATTAATGTTTATATAAAAGAATTAGATATAAATATTGAAATTGAAAAGGGAATGAATTTGTATCAAGCTATTGAAAAAGCAGGAATAAAAATAGAGACACCCTGTGGCGGCAAAGGTGTTTGCGGTAAATGCAGGGTCTGGGTTCAAAATTCCGACAAAGTTCCTTTCACTCCACATAAAGATATTACCAAAGAAGAAGCTGCCCAGGGATTAAGGCTGGCATGTCAGCTTGTCCCTGAACAGGATATATCTGTAAAACTTGGAGAGAATTTTTCTTATCAACAGGATACTGCTCCAAAAGGTAAAATTCTTGAAGCGCAAAAAATTTTTCGGGATATACTTGACCCGGCCATTGAAATAATTTCACGGAATGGCGATTTCAAACTAAAATATGACAGGGAAGCTGATACATCAAAACCTTTTTCCTGGGAGTCTGAGTATGAGCCCACAGGATTTGCTATTGATATTGGTACAACAACCATTGCAGTCTCTCTTGTCTCTTTGAAAACCGGAAAGATACTTGCATCAGATTCAAGTCTAAATCCTCAGACTGCCCTCGGGCATGATGTTATCACCAGGATCCAGCATGCCTCAACTCCGGCCGGGCTTAAAGAGATGACAAAGCTGGTTCAAAATGAACTTAACAGGCTTCTTGATACAACATGCAGAACATTAAAATTCAAAAAAAATGAAGTAATTGATGTCACCATTGGAGGCAATACAACCATGCTTCAACTGGCAGCAGGAATTGATCCCTCTCCGTTGGGAGTAGTGCCTTTTAAATTTGATATTATTGGAGGGAAATCATATCCAGCTAAAGATTTTGGCCTTAAAGTAAATAACTCCGCACGAGTCTATCTTCCACCTGTGATTCATGCATATGTCGGTTCCGACATCAGTGCAGGTTTGCTTTCCTGTTCTGATTTTTTTAATGACGATAAAGTCATTATTTATATTGACCTTGGGACTAATGGTGAAATATGTCTCAATGCCCGCGGTAGACGTTATACTACAGCAACTGCAACAGGCCCTGCTTTTGAAGGTATGAGTATATCTTCAGGCATGAGAGCGGAATATGGAGCAATCGAGCATGTTGAAATAGTAAATTCACATTTTAAATTTCAGACAATTGGGAATAGTGAAATCAGGGGCGTATGTGGAAGCGGCATTGTTGACTTTATTGCAGCACTTTTAAAGACAGGTGCTCTTGATTCATCAGGAAAATTATTGTTAAATAAAGATACTGATTCCCCAAAGCAAGAGAATAAGGCTCGGGTTGTACAGGTTAATAATAAAAAATCTTTTTTATATGGAAAGGGTATTTATCTTACCCAGAAAGATATCCGCCAGATTCAGATGGCAAAAGGAGCAATCAGAAGCGGCATTGATATTATTCTTAAAAAGGGGAATATAAGCCCTGACAAGATTGATAAACTATATCTTGCAGGAGGCTTTGGGAAATATTTAAATCCTTATAATATGGAAAGAATAGGTATTATCCCTGAACACACAGCAGAAAAACTGGTTTTTATTGGAAATGCGTCTATAGACGGGAGCATAACCCTTTTAACAGACGTTAATCAACGCTACTTTCTTGAAAAAAATCTAAAAACCATGGAACATCTGGAACTAGCAAACTCACCTGAATTTATGGATAGTTTTATTAAAAACCTCAGTTTTCCATAA
- a CDS encoding trimethylamine methyltransferase family protein, whose amino-acid sequence MELKGLQGGQYRPLSEEQVKTIHNASLTILEKTGISYEEGLGSTAEMLEKNGALLDRDKRKIKFSKDLLMDQAAKAPEQVILYGQDSKNDLNLSEDRVYLGTGGAAIKIIDPETDEVRSTTLADLYNVSRLVGQLDNIHFLVRPCIPTDIPENAYDINMYYACLKATTKHVMSGVNNVEGFHKVLDLASMIAGGKDKFKKRPFISIITSFAISPLKLCTQSTHIMQEANRHNIPVALSCAPMAGSTSPLTMAGTLAQIHAEQLVGITICQLTNPGAPILYGGIPGMANLKTMGYLGGAVECGMMNAAIHQLSRFVKVPNYNSSGLTDSKVPDAQAGWEKALTAALASMGGSNYIHHSAGMLESMLTIAHEQFVIDDEIIGNCCKILKGIDVDPEHLAIEVIESVGPGGNFMVSPHTMTHMRTEYFNGIGVTDNKSRAKWEKEGSLDARARAKKIAKELLEKSETSYIPDEIDKAIREKYEILL is encoded by the coding sequence ATGGAATTAAAAGGTTTGCAGGGTGGACAATACCGCCCTCTTTCTGAAGAACAGGTAAAAACAATACATAATGCATCTCTGACTATTCTGGAAAAAACAGGAATAAGCTACGAGGAAGGTCTTGGCAGCACTGCTGAAATGCTTGAAAAAAATGGTGCTTTACTAGACAGAGATAAAAGAAAAATCAAATTTTCAAAAGATCTACTCATGGATCAGGCGGCAAAGGCTCCTGAGCAGGTTATTCTCTATGGGCAGGATAGCAAAAATGATCTTAATCTTTCTGAAGATCGTGTTTACCTGGGAACCGGGGGAGCCGCCATCAAAATAATTGATCCTGAAACTGATGAAGTAAGATCCACGACTCTGGCAGACCTTTATAATGTTTCAAGGCTTGTGGGTCAGTTGGATAATATTCATTTTCTGGTAAGACCCTGTATTCCAACTGATATACCTGAAAATGCCTACGACATAAACATGTATTACGCATGCCTTAAGGCAACAACCAAGCATGTTATGTCAGGAGTTAATAATGTAGAAGGTTTCCATAAAGTGCTTGATCTTGCTTCAATGATTGCAGGCGGAAAGGACAAATTCAAAAAAAGACCTTTTATTTCGATAATAACTTCTTTTGCAATAAGTCCCTTAAAACTCTGTACCCAGTCCACGCATATAATGCAGGAAGCCAACCGTCATAATATTCCTGTTGCCTTGTCCTGCGCTCCCATGGCAGGCTCCACATCTCCTCTTACCATGGCGGGAACACTTGCTCAGATCCATGCTGAACAGCTTGTTGGAATAACTATCTGCCAGCTTACAAATCCCGGAGCACCGATTCTTTATGGGGGAATTCCAGGCATGGCAAATCTTAAAACCATGGGATATTTAGGCGGAGCTGTTGAATGCGGCATGATGAATGCTGCAATCCATCAGCTTTCACGCTTTGTCAAAGTTCCAAATTATAATTCATCAGGACTTACCGATTCCAAGGTTCCGGATGCTCAGGCCGGATGGGAAAAAGCATTAACAGCTGCTCTTGCCTCCATGGGTGGCTCCAATTATATTCATCACAGTGCAGGAATGCTTGAATCAATGCTTACTATTGCGCATGAGCAGTTTGTGATTGATGATGAAATCATTGGAAACTGCTGCAAGATTTTAAAGGGAATTGATGTTGACCCTGAACATCTTGCAATAGAAGTTATAGAATCCGTCGGTCCCGGTGGAAATTTCATGGTATCACCCCATACAATGACCCATATGAGAACAGAATATTTTAATGGTATTGGAGTCACAGATAATAAAAGTCGTGCCAAATGGGAAAAGGAAGGTTCTCTTGATGCCAGGGCAAGGGCAAAAAAAATTGCAAAAGAACTTCTTGAAAAAAGTGAAACTTCATATATTCCGGATGAAATTGATAAAGCAATCAGGGAAAAATATGAAATATTACTATAA
- a CDS encoding corrinoid protein: protein MTDFNEIKESLVGCDEPKLVQLVNDALEQKIPAVDILNKGLIAGMDIVGDKMENEEMFIPEVLMAAQAMSSCVTVLKPLLGDEDSVGGGTVVIGTVKGDLHDIGKNLVAMMIESGGMTVHNLGVDVSPEQFVEQAKEKNANIICLSALLTTTMPMMKQTIDAVAESGLRQQVKIMIGGAPVTQAFADEIGADGFAADAGSAVKAAKAFML, encoded by the coding sequence ATGACTGATTTTAATGAAATTAAAGAATCTCTGGTAGGGTGTGATGAACCAAAACTTGTTCAACTGGTAAATGATGCCCTGGAACAAAAAATTCCTGCGGTGGATATCCTGAATAAAGGGCTTATTGCAGGTATGGATATTGTTGGTGATAAAATGGAAAATGAAGAGATGTTTATCCCTGAGGTTCTTATGGCAGCCCAGGCAATGAGCAGCTGCGTTACGGTTTTAAAACCCCTTCTTGGTGATGAGGACAGTGTGGGAGGAGGGACTGTTGTCATTGGAACTGTTAAAGGGGATCTCCACGATATCGGGAAAAACCTTGTTGCTATGATGATTGAAAGTGGTGGAATGACTGTTCATAATCTTGGAGTTGATGTTTCACCGGAACAATTTGTTGAACAGGCCAAAGAAAAGAATGCAAATATTATCTGTCTTTCCGCACTTCTTACCACAACAATGCCAATGATGAAACAGACCATTGATGCTGTTGCTGAAAGCGGTTTAAGGCAACAAGTTAAAATAATGATAGGCGGTGCCCCTGTAACCCAGGCATTTGCCGATGAAATTGGAGCAGATGGTTTTGCAGCTGATGCAGGTTCTGCTGTAAAAGCTGCTAAAGCTTTTATGCTATAG
- a CDS encoding dihydropteroate synthase, with translation MFEVIGERINTSRKNVQTAVADRNASYIQDDVKKQLDAGSNYIDVNAGARIGREKEDMKWLLDTILPIATVPLCLDSPDPAILEMAFKMVDKTPMINSISLEKDRFEAMIPFLKNNDCKIIGLCMDDAGMPSSSEDIIARAEKLVKELENIGSNQDSIYLDPLVQPISTDSTKGTMVLNAVRSIKNKFPKVHITGGLSNISYGLPQRKIINRTFVALMMEAGMDSAIIDPLDSAIMATIKTADMLLGNDNFCGNYLKGVRAGAILS, from the coding sequence ATGTTTGAAGTCATAGGCGAACGAATAAATACTTCGAGAAAAAATGTACAAACCGCTGTTGCCGATAGAAATGCTTCCTATATTCAGGATGACGTAAAAAAGCAGCTTGATGCAGGATCAAATTATATTGATGTTAACGCAGGTGCCAGAATTGGTCGTGAAAAGGAGGATATGAAGTGGCTTCTTGATACAATTCTACCCATTGCCACCGTGCCTCTCTGCCTTGACAGTCCTGATCCGGCTATTCTTGAGATGGCTTTTAAAATGGTTGATAAAACTCCCATGATAAATTCTATCAGTCTTGAAAAAGACCGGTTTGAAGCCATGATTCCATTTTTAAAAAACAACGATTGTAAAATTATTGGACTTTGTATGGATGATGCAGGCATGCCGTCTTCATCCGAAGATATAATAGCAAGGGCTGAAAAACTTGTTAAAGAGCTTGAAAATATTGGATCTAATCAGGATTCCATCTACCTTGATCCTCTTGTCCAGCCCATTAGTACAGACAGCACAAAAGGAACAATGGTGCTCAATGCTGTGAGAAGCATAAAAAACAAATTCCCTAAAGTACATATTACAGGCGGACTTTCAAATATTTCATATGGACTCCCGCAAAGAAAAATTATTAACAGAACCTTCGTGGCTCTTATGATGGAAGCCGGCATGGATTCTGCCATAATTGATCCTCTGGATTCGGCAATTATGGCAACAATAAAAACAGCAGATATGCTTCTTGGAAATGATAATTTTTGCGGGAATTATCTCAAAGGAGTTCGAGCTGGTGCAATTCTGAGTTAA
- a CDS encoding MurR/RpiR family transcriptional regulator, with protein MAGTQLHPLIQKIYDYYSELTPKARILGDYITENARKAVFMTTKELSEACNVSEATVVRFVNQLGFYGYGEFQQILRDFVDTELTMLERLNFTDMKSPGSERFRRVVSEEMDNLRQLFETIDMTLIGEAVDLLLKSSHIYVIGSRLSYTLSYYMGWSLTKVRQNIHILKGSDRTTIDWLTIAPEDSLAVIIATTRYPNELIRIGKLARRLEQKLLVITDSSTCPLIQFANTALIAPSRHIPYIGSPTTISCLTNYLIQELASQRGEALIGHQEKLEQAYWENDVLFNLETEIPGKR; from the coding sequence ATGGCAGGTACACAACTACATCCGCTGATTCAAAAAATTTATGATTACTACTCAGAATTAACGCCCAAAGCACGTATTCTCGGAGATTATATTACTGAAAACGCCCGTAAAGCTGTATTTATGACTACAAAAGAGCTGTCCGAAGCATGCAACGTCAGCGAAGCAACAGTGGTTCGTTTTGTAAACCAACTCGGATTTTACGGGTATGGCGAGTTTCAGCAAATTTTAAGGGATTTTGTTGATACCGAGCTGACGATGCTGGAACGTTTGAACTTTACCGACATGAAAAGCCCGGGTTCCGAACGCTTTCGTCGGGTAGTATCTGAAGAGATGGACAACCTGAGGCAATTGTTTGAAACCATAGATATGACGCTGATTGGCGAAGCGGTGGACCTGCTGCTTAAATCAAGCCATATTTATGTGATTGGATCACGCCTTTCCTACACTCTTTCGTATTATATGGGATGGTCCCTGACTAAAGTCCGTCAGAATATTCATATATTAAAAGGAAGTGATCGCACCACCATAGACTGGCTGACCATTGCGCCTGAAGACAGCCTGGCGGTCATTATTGCCACTACACGGTATCCTAACGAGTTAATACGCATCGGCAAGCTCGCACGCCGATTGGAACAAAAGCTGCTGGTCATCACAGACAGCTCCACCTGCCCGCTTATTCAGTTTGCCAACACCGCATTGATTGCTCCTTCGCGACATATTCCTTACATCGGCAGTCCGACGACCATCTCATGCCTGACTAATTATCTCATTCAGGAATTGGCCAGCCAGCGTGGGGAAGCACTTATTGGGCATCAGGAAAAGCTTGAACAGGCCTATTGGGAAAATGATGTTCTTTTCAACTTAGAAACCGAAATCCCCGGAAAAAGGTAG
- a CDS encoding FAD-dependent oxidoreductase, with amino-acid sequence MFYKYKRLWALPTSLRSNYDAVIIGGGLHGLATAYFLARNHGMRRVAVIEKRYIGFGGSGRNTAIVRANQRTQENLPLYKEALELWPVLTRELDFNLMFYNCGNLNLAHSEAALKAMRMQVASAQFHGIESRLVDPMQCKELIPALDISDRPRYPIFGGMYHPPGGIVRHDALVWGLAKGAAKQGIHIHQGTEVTGIGMENGKIVSVDTDKGKVHTPCVLNAAGAYTAALSYQMLRIRLPISALTIQAMVTQPLKPLLNHVVSSGSYHCYANQTLKGEIATGAHMDPWPNYTTQNTAHYIKHQAEALTEMMPCLKGIKFMRIWGGIADMTPDMAPIMDGNNPVKGYFMDCGWGYFGFKSSTVTGKYMAQFMATGECPEILKPFTLRRFEQHRLMGETAALVNYSPDN; translated from the coding sequence ATGTTTTATAAATACAAACGGTTATGGGCTCTACCCACGAGCCTTCGCTCTAATTATGACGCTGTAATTATTGGCGGTGGCCTGCACGGTTTAGCAACCGCCTATTTTTTAGCGCGTAATCATGGAATGCGCCGTGTAGCGGTTATTGAAAAACGATACATTGGTTTTGGCGGCTCCGGTCGCAATACAGCCATTGTCCGTGCCAACCAGCGAACCCAGGAAAATCTCCCCCTTTATAAAGAAGCCCTTGAACTCTGGCCGGTATTGACCCGCGAGCTTGACTTTAATCTTATGTTTTATAACTGCGGAAATCTGAACCTGGCCCACAGCGAAGCCGCACTTAAAGCCATGCGAATGCAAGTGGCCTCGGCCCAGTTCCACGGGATTGAAAGCCGGCTTGTCGATCCCATGCAATGCAAGGAACTTATTCCTGCCCTGGATATTTCCGACAGACCTCGATATCCGATTTTCGGAGGAATGTACCATCCGCCCGGCGGAATTGTTCGCCATGATGCCCTGGTTTGGGGACTGGCCAAAGGAGCCGCTAAACAAGGTATCCACATTCATCAGGGAACAGAAGTCACCGGTATCGGTATGGAAAACGGAAAAATTGTTTCCGTGGATACAGACAAAGGTAAAGTGCATACACCGTGCGTACTTAACGCAGCCGGGGCTTATACAGCCGCTCTTTCTTATCAAATGCTCAGGATACGCCTGCCAATCAGTGCGCTCACCATTCAGGCCATGGTTACACAACCGTTAAAGCCCTTGTTAAACCATGTGGTTTCTTCCGGTTCGTACCATTGTTACGCCAACCAGACGCTCAAAGGTGAAATCGCGACCGGCGCCCATATGGATCCCTGGCCTAATTACACAACCCAGAACACGGCTCATTATATCAAGCATCAGGCAGAAGCCCTTACTGAAATGATGCCATGCCTGAAAGGTATTAAATTTATGAGGATTTGGGGAGGTATAGCTGATATGACACCGGATATGGCACCGATCATGGATGGCAACAACCCTGTTAAAGGCTATTTTATGGACTGTGGCTGGGGCTACTTTGGGTTCAAATCATCCACAGTCACCGGCAAATATATGGCTCAGTTCATGGCCACCGGCGAATGTCCGGAAATTCTCAAACCCTTTACCCTGCGGCGGTTTGAACAGCATCGTCTGATGGGAGAAACAGCAGCGCTGGTTAACTACAGCCCGGACAATTAA